Proteins encoded together in one Lachnospiraceae bacterium JLR.KK008 window:
- the nrdG gene encoding anaerobic ribonucleoside-triphosphate reductase activating protein, with the protein MYYGNIKPFSIENGPGVRVSLFVSGCTHKCEGCFSADTWDFRYGEPYTEETEEAVIGMLRPAYIQGLTLLGGDPGEPVNQRALLPLLRRIRRELPGKDVWVYSGYLYEEFRSGGPAACEVTEEFLSLCDVMVDGPFVREQKNQMLSFRGSENQRIIALRETERLGRVTELSCDRQQV; encoded by the coding sequence ATGTATTACGGAAATATCAAGCCATTTTCCATTGAGAATGGACCGGGTGTGCGGGTATCTCTGTTTGTCTCCGGCTGTACGCACAAGTGCGAGGGGTGCTTCAGCGCCGACACCTGGGATTTCCGGTACGGTGAACCCTATACGGAGGAAACGGAAGAAGCAGTGATCGGGATGCTGCGCCCCGCCTATATTCAGGGTTTGACGCTGCTTGGCGGCGATCCCGGCGAGCCGGTGAATCAGCGGGCGCTGCTGCCGTTGCTTCGGCGGATCAGAAGAGAACTGCCGGGAAAAGATGTGTGGGTCTACAGCGGTTATCTGTATGAGGAATTCCGCTCCGGCGGTCCGGCCGCCTGCGAGGTCACAGAGGAGTTTCTCTCACTCTGTGATGTGATGGTGGACGGACCATTTGTCAGAGAACAGAAAAATCAGATGCTCAGTTTTCGCGGTTCGGAAAACCAGCGTATTATCGCTCTGAGAGAGACGGAGCGATTGGGCCGGGTCACGGAGCTGTCCTGTGACCGGCAGCAGGTGTGA
- a CDS encoding cation-translocating P-type ATPase codes for MFESKSIKETCTILKSDMQKGLTEMEAGRRLRTDGKNELPAAGKKNPLVRFLGQLQDPLIYVLLAAAAISLLLDEVSDTIIILFVVIMNALIGLIQEGKAQRALDSLKKLTSPHAVVIRDGRKAEIPASSLVIGDVVCLEAGCQVPADLRLIESESLKTEESALTGESVPVEKDAAAFVRVRENAGPEIPLGDRLNMAYMSTIVTYGRGTGIVTATGVNTEIGKIASMIQEAREELTPLQKRLGELGTVLSILSLILCALLFLISVLQHRNLFDMLITAISLAVAAVPEGLPAIVTICLALSVTRMVRVHTIIRRLPSVETLGAVSVICSDKTGTLTQNRMHVVTCFCNQSLISADALQKRDCLEFLTGMTLCNDAVLEPGQKIGDPTELALLELADTQGLTRTVLEQRMPRLQELPFDSNRKMMTTFHRLGSGSVSYTKGAPDEILRKCTKVLLYGKPCPITADHLTKIRENLKLMSSQALRTLAIAMKTDGRGPMETDLTFVGLVGMQDPARPEAAAAVQACRSAGVSTVMITGDHIDTAYAIARQLNIVQHRNQCLSGSEISRLSPEAFVRRLDTVRVFARISPAQKVQIVKGFQAKNNIVAMTGDGVNDAPSLKAADIGIAMGLNGTDVAKQAADVILTDDNFATIEKAIEEGRGVYENIKKSVIFLLSSNLGEIMTMFLAVTAGLASPLKSSHILWINLITDSLPALALGVDDNDGQALMQMPPRKHGESLFAGGALACTCFYGILIAAISLTAFFTFPYTILAKRGLPVTFSYLAALLGREEIRMRAQTYAFTVLGMSQLFHAVGMRSIHTSVFRMHHLRNKLMLAALVIGLGLQFAVTEIPLFIRAFGTVHLLPVEWGFLLILAAFPLLAHEIMLLLRPANKKEAAQAAAKERTCLTPAAGHRTAP; via the coding sequence ATGTTTGAATCAAAAAGCATCAAAGAAACATGCACGATACTGAAAAGCGATATGCAAAAAGGCCTCACGGAAATGGAAGCAGGAAGGAGGCTGCGCACGGACGGAAAAAACGAGCTGCCCGCTGCCGGAAAAAAGAATCCGCTCGTCCGGTTTCTCGGACAGCTTCAGGACCCCCTGATCTATGTGCTGCTGGCTGCCGCCGCTATTTCTCTTCTGCTTGATGAGGTGAGCGATACCATCATCATATTGTTCGTCGTCATCATGAATGCACTGATCGGTCTTATCCAGGAGGGAAAAGCGCAGAGAGCGCTTGACTCCCTGAAGAAGCTGACCAGTCCTCATGCCGTCGTTATCCGGGACGGCAGAAAAGCGGAAATTCCAGCCTCCTCTCTCGTCATTGGCGATGTCGTTTGTCTGGAGGCTGGCTGTCAGGTTCCTGCCGATCTGCGCCTGATTGAATCGGAAAGCCTGAAAACGGAAGAATCCGCACTCACGGGAGAATCCGTCCCTGTAGAAAAAGACGCGGCGGCCTTTGTCCGTGTCAGAGAGAATGCCGGCCCGGAAATTCCTCTCGGAGACCGGCTCAATATGGCATATATGTCGACAATCGTCACATACGGAAGAGGAACGGGCATCGTCACAGCCACCGGAGTGAACACAGAGATCGGAAAGATCGCCTCCATGATCCAGGAAGCCCGGGAAGAGCTGACGCCTCTGCAAAAGCGTCTGGGAGAACTGGGAACCGTGCTGAGCATTCTCTCTCTGATTTTATGTGCCCTTCTCTTTCTGATCAGTGTCCTGCAGCACAGAAATCTCTTTGATATGCTCATTACCGCAATCTCTCTTGCCGTCGCCGCCGTGCCGGAGGGGCTGCCTGCCATTGTCACCATCTGTCTCGCGCTCAGTGTCACGCGCATGGTGCGCGTCCATACAATTATCCGCAGGCTGCCTTCCGTGGAGACGCTCGGCGCTGTCAGCGTAATCTGCTCCGACAAGACAGGAACGCTGACCCAAAACCGGATGCACGTCGTGACCTGCTTTTGTAACCAGAGCCTGATCTCAGCCGACGCATTACAGAAAAGAGACTGCCTGGAGTTTCTGACCGGCATGACTTTATGCAATGATGCCGTGCTGGAACCGGGGCAAAAGATCGGCGACCCCACGGAACTGGCTCTGCTTGAACTGGCAGACACACAAGGCCTCACGCGCACAGTGCTCGAACAGCGTATGCCACGCCTGCAGGAACTGCCCTTCGACTCGAACCGCAAAATGATGACGACCTTTCATCGTCTCGGCAGCGGAAGTGTCAGTTATACAAAAGGCGCCCCTGATGAAATTCTCAGAAAATGTACCAAGGTCCTTCTCTATGGCAAGCCCTGCCCGATCACTGCAGATCATCTGACAAAGATCAGGGAAAACCTGAAACTCATGTCATCGCAGGCGCTGCGCACTCTGGCGATCGCCATGAAAACAGATGGCCGCGGCCCGATGGAAACTGATCTCACCTTCGTCGGACTTGTCGGAATGCAGGACCCGGCCAGACCGGAGGCTGCCGCCGCAGTGCAGGCATGTCGCAGCGCCGGCGTAAGCACGGTCATGATCACCGGAGATCATATCGATACCGCATACGCCATCGCCAGGCAGCTCAACATCGTCCAGCACAGAAACCAGTGCCTGTCAGGCAGCGAAATATCACGGCTCTCTCCGGAGGCCTTTGTCAGACGGCTTGACACGGTCCGTGTCTTTGCCCGCATCTCGCCCGCACAGAAAGTACAGATCGTTAAAGGATTTCAGGCTAAAAATAACATCGTAGCCATGACCGGAGACGGCGTCAATGACGCCCCTTCTCTGAAAGCTGCCGATATTGGCATTGCCATGGGATTAAATGGTACCGATGTGGCCAAACAGGCGGCAGATGTGATCCTGACAGACGATAACTTTGCGACGATCGAAAAAGCGATCGAAGAAGGGCGCGGTGTTTATGAAAACATAAAGAAATCCGTCATCTTCCTGCTCTCCTCCAACCTGGGAGAGATCATGACGATGTTTCTGGCCGTGACGGCCGGGCTCGCCTCCCCACTGAAATCCAGCCATATTCTCTGGATCAATCTGATCACCGACTCACTGCCCGCACTTGCACTTGGTGTCGACGACAACGACGGTCAGGCGCTGATGCAGATGCCCCCGAGAAAGCATGGGGAAAGTCTGTTTGCCGGCGGCGCGCTGGCCTGTACCTGCTTCTATGGCATTCTCATAGCAGCGATCAGCCTGACCGCCTTTTTCACCTTTCCCTATACGATTCTGGCAAAGCGCGGACTTCCTGTGACGTTTTCTTATCTTGCCGCGCTGCTTGGACGGGAGGAAATCCGGATGCGCGCCCAGACATATGCATTCACCGTGCTCGGCATGTCTCAGCTGTTTCATGCCGTCGGTATGCGCAGCATCCATACCTCCGTCTTCCGTATGCACCATCTGCGCAATAAACTGATGCTTGCCGCCCTGGTCATCGGACTCGGCCTGCAATTTGCCGTGACAGAGATTCCTCTTTTTATCCGTGCATTCGGTACCGTACACCTGCTGCCGGTAGAGTGGGGATTCCTGCTCATACTGGCCGCTTTTCCGCTTCTCGCGCATGAGATTATGCTTCTGCTGCGGCCGGCAAATAAAAAAGAGGCTGCACAGGCGGCTGCGAAAGAGCGTACCTGTCTCACACCTGCTGCCGGTCACAGGACAGCTCCGTGA
- a CDS encoding DUF2752 domain-containing protein has protein sequence MNRISRREIRKMPGRIVADLKEYRFAIAGLLVYSMITRLIFHAFCPMVIVTGLPCPGCGLNRAVLFLLRGEFARSFALHPLAALWLALIFWFLAGRYVAGRRVSRGFMVCLGIVAAATLVLYGYRMLWLFPDYPPASYTGGSLCERLFPEYRQEVLAFFRLFR, from the coding sequence ATGAATCGGATCAGCAGGAGAGAGATTAGAAAGATGCCGGGCAGGATTGTTGCAGACCTGAAAGAGTATCGCTTTGCAATCGCGGGTCTGCTCGTCTATAGTATGATTACCAGACTGATATTTCATGCGTTTTGTCCGATGGTGATCGTGACGGGGCTGCCCTGTCCGGGCTGCGGCCTGAACAGGGCGGTCCTGTTTCTGCTGCGGGGAGAGTTTGCACGTTCCTTTGCTCTCCATCCTCTGGCAGCGCTGTGGCTGGCGCTGATCTTCTGGTTTCTGGCCGGCCGTTATGTGGCAGGGCGCCGGGTGTCGAGGGGCTTTATGGTCTGCCTGGGCATTGTGGCGGCTGCCACGTTAGTGTTATACGGTTATCGTATGTTATGGCTGTTTCCTGATTATCCGCCTGCGTCCTATACGGGCGGCAGTCTGTGCGAACGGCTTTTCCCCGAATATCGTCAGGAAGTTCTTGCGTTTTTTCGGTTGTTTCGATAA
- a CDS encoding class I SAM-dependent methyltransferase: MWIADTWKEYEVLDTSDGEKLERWGDYILVRPDPQVIWNTERKNPAWKHPDGHYYRSSNGGGEWKGAHLPDEWSIHYRDLTFHLKPFKFKHTGLFPEQAVNWNWFSEKIRTAGRPLKILNLFAYTGGATLAAAKAGAAVTHVDASKGMVGWAKENAASSGLADAPIRWLVDDCVKFVQREIRRGSQYDGILLDPPSYGRGPKGEIWKIEQSVYPFLELTAQILSPDAVFYLINSYTTGLQPAVLSYMINSVIVKKFGGHVEAGEIGLPVTDSGLVLPCGASGRWSR; the protein is encoded by the coding sequence ATGTGGATTGCCGATACCTGGAAAGAATATGAAGTGCTGGATACCTCGGACGGAGAAAAGCTGGAACGCTGGGGAGATTATATCCTCGTCAGGCCGGACCCCCAGGTCATCTGGAATACAGAAAGAAAAAATCCCGCCTGGAAACATCCCGACGGGCACTACTATCGCAGCAGCAATGGCGGCGGAGAATGGAAAGGCGCCCATCTGCCTGACGAATGGTCAATCCACTACAGGGATCTGACTTTCCATCTGAAACCGTTTAAATTCAAGCACACCGGACTTTTCCCCGAACAGGCGGTAAACTGGAACTGGTTTTCAGAAAAGATCAGGACCGCCGGGCGGCCGCTGAAAATACTAAATCTGTTCGCCTATACAGGCGGCGCCACCCTCGCCGCCGCGAAAGCGGGAGCAGCGGTGACTCACGTCGATGCCTCCAAAGGCATGGTCGGCTGGGCAAAAGAAAACGCCGCCTCTTCGGGTCTGGCGGATGCTCCGATCCGCTGGCTCGTAGACGACTGCGTAAAGTTCGTGCAGCGCGAAATCCGGCGCGGCAGTCAATATGACGGTATCCTTCTGGACCCGCCCTCCTATGGACGGGGACCAAAAGGTGAAATTTGGAAAATAGAACAATCTGTCTATCCTTTTCTGGAACTGACCGCACAGATCTTATCGCCGGACGCTGTCTTTTACCTGATCAACTCTTATACAACAGGGCTGCAGCCCGCTGTCCTGTCTTACATGATCAACAGCGTGATCGTCAAAAAATTCGGCGGTCATGTGGAGGCCGGCGAGATCGGCCTGCCCGTCACGGACAGCGGTCTCGTACTGCCATGCGGAGCCTCCGGCAGATGGAGCCGGTAG
- the putP gene encoding sodium/proline symporter PutP: MQGSIIWILAAFVIYLLLMIVIGLMYAKKNENAEDYFLGGRKLSGAVAALSAQASDMSGWLLMGLPGSVYALGTGQSWIAIGLFIGTVCNWLFISKRLRRYTIRAGNALTLPTYFENRFHDRKRVLLFISSVTIVIFFLVYTASALAAGGKLFTSVFGVEYKIALTIGAAVILIYTFLGGFLAVCTTDFIQGMLMLVALLIVPLVAYITMSGDIVSALEASGVAGGAPAYMSLMSNGGKAYGAVDIISQIAWGLGYCGMPHILVRFMAVKNEKELNKSKGIAIIWVALSLIFACMIGVLGRAYLYPGLLTDGAEEKVFIEMIIKMFTVDYRLPIVGGLFLCGILAAIMSTADSQLLVSASSVAEDIYRGVIKKEADDKAVLRMSRVTVLVIAVLAYIIALDPNSSIMGLVSNAWAGLGAAFGPTVLLSLFWRRTNFQGAVAGIVTGALTVIIWDYIPLVGGQTPGSATGLYSLVIGFALSLLAIVVVSLATPAPSAEMMQEFDDVVNNRNIEG, translated from the coding sequence ATGCAGGGATCGATCATATGGATTTTAGCGGCCTTTGTGATATATCTGTTGTTGATGATAGTCATCGGGCTTATGTATGCGAAAAAAAATGAAAATGCAGAAGATTATTTTCTGGGCGGCAGGAAGCTGAGCGGTGCGGTGGCGGCGCTCTCCGCACAGGCGTCCGATATGAGCGGCTGGCTGCTCATGGGACTGCCTGGATCCGTCTATGCGCTGGGGACAGGACAGTCGTGGATCGCCATCGGTCTGTTTATCGGCACTGTTTGCAACTGGCTGTTTATTTCCAAACGGCTTCGCAGATATACGATCCGTGCAGGCAACGCACTGACACTCCCTACATACTTTGAAAACAGATTTCATGACCGGAAGCGGGTACTGCTGTTTATCTCTTCCGTGACAATCGTCATCTTTTTCCTTGTATATACGGCTTCAGCGCTGGCAGCGGGAGGGAAGCTCTTTACTTCCGTGTTTGGAGTGGAGTATAAGATCGCGCTGACGATCGGGGCAGCCGTTATTTTGATCTATACGTTTCTGGGCGGATTTCTTGCGGTCTGTACGACAGACTTCATTCAGGGAATGCTGATGCTGGTGGCGCTTCTGATTGTGCCGCTTGTCGCTTATATCACCATGAGCGGCGATATAGTGTCCGCTCTGGAGGCAAGCGGTGTGGCCGGAGGCGCGCCGGCTTATATGAGCCTGATGAGCAACGGCGGCAAAGCGTATGGAGCTGTCGATATTATCTCACAGATTGCCTGGGGGCTTGGCTACTGCGGTATGCCGCATATCCTGGTCCGTTTTATGGCGGTAAAGAATGAAAAAGAACTGAACAAGTCCAAAGGGATCGCTATCATATGGGTGGCATTGTCACTGATATTTGCCTGTATGATCGGTGTGCTCGGAAGAGCCTATCTGTATCCGGGACTTCTGACAGACGGAGCGGAAGAGAAAGTATTTATTGAGATGATTATTAAGATGTTCACGGTAGACTATCGTCTTCCGATCGTGGGCGGGCTGTTTCTGTGCGGGATACTAGCGGCGATTATGTCCACAGCAGATTCCCAGCTTCTTGTCAGCGCCTCCAGTGTGGCGGAAGATATTTACCGGGGTGTGATTAAAAAAGAGGCGGACGACAAGGCGGTGCTGCGCATGAGCCGGGTGACCGTGCTTGTCATCGCGGTGCTGGCCTATATCATCGCGCTTGATCCGAACAGCTCCATTATGGGGCTGGTGTCCAATGCCTGGGCAGGCCTGGGAGCGGCTTTCGGGCCTACGGTACTTCTGTCTCTGTTCTGGAGACGCACTAATTTTCAGGGGGCGGTGGCAGGTATCGTCACAGGAGCTCTGACGGTCATCATCTGGGATTACATCCCGCTGGTGGGCGGACAGACGCCGGGAAGCGCCACTGGTCTGTATTCGCTTGTAATTGGCTTTGCCCTGAGTCTTCTGGCGATCGTTGTCGTCAGTCTGGCAACACCGGCGCCTTCGGCGGAAATGATGCAGGAATTTGACGATGTGGTCAATAACCGGAACATCGAAGGGTAA
- the rpsJ gene encoding 30S ribosomal protein S10 has translation MASQVMRITLKAYEHQLVDASAKKIIETVKKNGSQVSGPVPLPTKKEVVTILRAVHKYKDSREQFEQRTHKRLIDIISPTPKTVDALQRLEMPAGVYIDIKMKNK, from the coding sequence ATGGCAAGTCAGGTAATGAGAATTACATTAAAAGCTTATGAGCATCAGCTGGTTGATGCTTCTGCCAAAAAAATCATCGAAACAGTTAAGAAAAACGGATCTCAGGTGAGCGGGCCGGTACCCCTTCCCACGAAAAAGGAAGTGGTTACAATTCTCAGGGCAGTTCACAAATATAAAGATTCCCGTGAGCAGTTCGAGCAGAGAACTCATAAGAGACTGATTGACATCATTTCACCGACGCCAAAGACGGTGGATGCGCTGCAGAGACTGGAAATGCCGGCGGGCGTGTACATCGATATTAAAATGAAGAACAAATAA
- the rplC gene encoding 50S ribosomal protein L3, which yields MKKAILATKVGMTQIFDEDGTLIPVTVLQAGPCVVTQIKTLENDGYSAVQVGFVDKKDRIVNRDKGGKKEVIHRHGVNKAQKGHFEKAGVSSKRYVRELKLENAQDYALGNEIKADIFAAGDRVDATAISKGKGFQGAIKRHGQHRGPMAHGSKFHRHQGSNGACSSPSKVFKGKGMPGHMGCVRVTVQNLSIVRADAEKNLLLVKGAVPGPKKALVTIKETTRVEA from the coding sequence ATGAAGAAAGCGATTTTAGCAACTAAAGTCGGCATGACACAGATCTTTGATGAAGACGGCACCCTGATTCCGGTAACCGTGCTTCAGGCAGGACCCTGTGTGGTGACACAGATAAAGACGCTGGAAAACGATGGCTACAGCGCAGTACAGGTCGGTTTTGTGGATAAGAAAGACAGGATCGTCAACAGAGACAAAGGCGGCAAAAAAGAAGTCATCCACAGACATGGCGTGAACAAAGCGCAGAAGGGACATTTTGAAAAAGCAGGTGTTTCTTCCAAGAGATATGTGAGAGAGCTGAAGCTGGAGAATGCACAGGATTATGCGCTTGGCAATGAGATCAAGGCAGATATTTTCGCAGCAGGCGACAGAGTGGATGCGACGGCTATTTCCAAAGGAAAAGGGTTCCAGGGCGCCATCAAGAGACATGGACAGCACAGAGGGCCTATGGCTCACGGTTCCAAATTCCATCGTCATCAGGGTTCCAACGGTGCATGTTCTTCTCCGAGCAAAGTATTTAAGGGAAAAGGAATGCCGGGTCATATGGGCTGTGTGAGAGTCACTGTCCAGAATTTAAGCATCGTGAGAGCAGACGCAGAGAAGAATCTGCTTCTCGTAAAAGGTGCGGTGCCAGGACCGAAAAAAGCTCTGGTAACAATTAAAGAGACTACGAGAGTAGAAGCTTAA
- the rplD gene encoding 50S ribosomal protein L4 codes for MANISVYNMEGKEVETMELSDAVFGVAVNEHLVHMAVVQQLANKRQGTQKAKTRSEVSGGGRKPWRQKGTGHARQGSTRAPQWKGGGVVFAPVPRDYSFKMNKKEKRLALKSALTSRVQENKLIVVNELKLDEIKTKNFKKVMDNLHVTKGLVVLAENDENVVMSAKNIYGINTTLTNAISVYDILKGDTLVLTKDAVKKIEEVYA; via the coding sequence ATGGCAAACATATCTGTTTATAATATGGAAGGCAAGGAAGTTGAAACAATGGAATTGAGCGATGCGGTGTTCGGTGTTGCAGTCAACGAGCATCTCGTACACATGGCAGTTGTTCAGCAGCTTGCAAATAAGCGTCAGGGAACGCAGAAAGCGAAGACGCGTTCTGAGGTTTCCGGCGGCGGAAGAAAACCGTGGAGACAGAAAGGAACCGGTCATGCAAGACAGGGTTCCACAAGAGCACCGCAGTGGAAAGGCGGCGGCGTTGTATTCGCTCCGGTTCCGAGAGATTATTCCTTTAAGATGAATAAAAAAGAAAAGAGGCTGGCACTCAAGTCGGCATTGACAAGCAGAGTACAGGAAAACAAACTGATCGTTGTCAACGAGTTGAAGCTGGATGAGATCAAGACAAAGAACTTTAAAAAGGTCATGGACAATCTGCATGTGACTAAAGGGCTTGTCGTACTTGCGGAGAATGATGAAAACGTGGTTATGTCCGCAAAGAATATTTATGGAATCAACACTACACTTACAAATGCGATCAGTGTTTATGACATTCTCAAGGGCGATACCCTTGTATTGACAAAGGATGCCGTAAAGAAAATTGAGGAGGTGTATGCATAA
- the rplW gene encoding 50S ribosomal protein L23: protein MAALQYYDVILKPVITEKSMAGMSEKKYTFLVHTEANKAQIKEAVEKMFEGTKVKSVNTMNQDGKKKRRGMVVGRTAKTKKAIVQLTEDSKEIEIFTGL, encoded by the coding sequence ATGGCAGCATTACAGTATTATGATGTGATCCTCAAACCGGTTATCACAGAGAAGAGCATGGCTGGCATGAGTGAGAAGAAATATACGTTCCTTGTTCATACGGAGGCAAACAAGGCTCAGATCAAAGAAGCCGTGGAAAAAATGTTTGAGGGAACGAAGGTAAAGAGCGTCAATACCATGAATCAGGATGGAAAGAAGAAAAGACGCGGCATGGTAGTCGGCAGAACGGCAAAGACGAAGAAGGCGATCGTACAGCTCACAGAGGACAGCAAGGAGATCGAAATCTTTACAGGCTTATAA